The Nitrospirota bacterium genomic sequence AAAGACTGTTGCGGTCGATCTCGGGTTAAGCATCAGGGATGAATGACATGTTTCTGATCTTGAGCGTCACCGCATACCTGGAAAGTTCTATCCTGATCTTCGACGGATACCAGACGTTGCCGGTTTTTTCCGGATTCGCATAAAAGATATTGAGTTCCCGCCCGTCTTCCAGGGCAATGACCTGTTTCATGGGGAACGCGGTCTTTCTTTCCAGCCAGAGCATCCTTGTGAGGTTCCTGAGAAGAAACTCTCCTTCTGTTTCTTCTACCTGAAAATCATTCATATCCCACCAGAAAAGGCAGTTTCTCAGACCACTCGTAAGAATCGTTCCCTTGTTCCTGTCTATCGCAGGATTCGATCTGATGATGCCATCCCGTGACGTCATTTCAAAGGCAAGAAAACCGAATGAATACACCCTCATGACCATATCGCCGTTCCTCGATATGTTTAATGCGCCTTCTCCTCTTATTTCTGCATCCGGTTTTTCAAAAGTGATGGAAAATACCGTATCAATCGATTTAATGCTGTTTTTTGAAGAGAGGAATTCCCGTATGTCGGCTCCCTCATACACAGGCAATTCGACCCGCTTTGGAGCGCACGAGCACGAGAAAAAGATGACACTAATCAAAAGCAGTTTTAAGACATTCCTCAACATTCCTTACTCCTTTTATCTCCAGTCCGAAAGTATTCTTTATTTTCTCCGCGTTTCCGAAGGGCATGACAGCCTGCCTGAAGCCGATTTTGGCGGCTTCCCGTATCCTGGTTTCTGCCTGTGCAACTGCCCGTATCTCCCCGGAGAGCCCCACCTCCCCGAAGACAAAGACTTTCGGGTGAAGGGGGACGTCTCTCAGCGAAGAGGCGATGGTGACGATGATGCCGAGATCGACCGCAGGCTCGACTAACCTGAGGCCGCCGACGACGTTCACAAAAATATCCATTCCCCCCAGAAGGAGGCCGGCCTTTTTTTCCAGCACCGCTGCCAGAAGGTTTACGCGGTTGAAGTCGACGCCTATGGTCGTCCTGCGGGGCATCCCGAAGCTGGTCTGTGAAACCAGAGCCTGCAGCTCGACCATCAGGGGCCGTGTCCCTTCAATACTTGCAACAACAGTTGAACCCGGCACATTGATCGGACGTTCGAGAAGGAAAAGCTCGGAAGGGTTTTCGACTTCGAGCAATCCGGAATCCGACATCTCGAATATCCCTATCTCATTGGTCGAGCCGAACCGGTTTTTCACCGTTCTCAGGATCCGGTACGCGTGTCCCCTGTCCCCTTCAAAATATAGCACGGTATCCACAATGTGTTCGAGTACGCGCGGGCCGGCAATCGCCCCTTCTTTTGTCACATGTCCGATGAGGAAAACCGGGACACCGGACTTTTTTGCATACAGCATCAGTTTTGCAGCAGATTCCCGCACCTGGCTCACGGAGCCCGGCGCAGAGACCAGTTCATCCGTATATACCGTCTGCACGGAATCCACG encodes the following:
- the radA gene encoding DNA repair protein RadA → MQKTKTFFQCQVCGHASPKWLGKCPDCGAWNSFAEEKKEPGSRRSSVAGNFAKAEPRPLSSIKGGQEQRISTGIMELDRVLGGGVVGGSVILVGGDPGIGKSTLLLQALSGISGTYGKVMYVSGEESPEQIKIRAERLSVSSEEIILLPETSLENIISIASKLSPKTMVVDSVQTVYTDELVSAPGSVSQVRESAAKLMLYAKKSGVPVFLIGHVTKEGAIAGPRVLEHIVDTVLYFEGDRGHAYRILRTVKNRFGSTNEIGIFEMSDSGLLEVENPSELFLLERPINVPGSTVVASIEGTRPLMVELQALVSQTSFGMPRRTTIGVDFNRVNLLAAVLEKKAGLLLGGMDIFVNVVGGLRLVEPAVDLGIIVTIASSLRDVPLHPKVFVFGEVGLSGEIRAVAQAETRIREAAKIGFRQAVMPFGNAEKIKNTFGLEIKGVRNVEECLKTAFD